Proteins encoded within one genomic window of Chloroflexota bacterium:
- a CDS encoding DUF503 domain-containing protein yields the protein MNVGMCKINLRLPENLSLKGKRQVLKSITSRVGNKFNVSVAEVDNHDRWQLATIGICCVSNENRHANEVLSKVVDFVINSRFEVEILDYEIEILPV from the coding sequence ATGAATGTTGGCATGTGCAAGATAAACCTTCGCCTGCCGGAGAACCTGTCTCTGAAAGGCAAGCGGCAGGTACTCAAGTCCATAACCAGTCGCGTCGGAAACAAGTTCAATGTCTCCGTGGCCGAAGTGGACAACCATGACCGCTGGCAGCTGGCGACCATCGGTATCTGCTGTGTCAGCAATGAAAACCGGCATGCCAACGAAGTACTGTCCAAAGTGGTTGATTTCGTGATCAACAGTCGATTTGAGGTCGAGATTCTCGATTACGAAATCGAGATACTGCCTGTCTGA